One Arvicanthis niloticus isolate mArvNil1 chromosome X, mArvNil1.pat.X, whole genome shotgun sequence genomic window, GCCTGTTACAGGTTAATGAATGCTGATTTGTTTCATTGAGACAAGGCTTTACtcttgtagccaaggctagcctggaatttacagtgtagctcaggctggcattCCTGGCAGATCATCCTGTCTTAGCTTCCAGAGTCAACTTAAGCTTTTACTTTGAGGGACAAGTTGTGAGGTGGGGGCAGGATGGAGAGTAGTTCTTTCTTTGGCTCAGTTTTTGCTGTTTTCAAGTATGTAACagtgtaatttttaatttctatttttcatttatatattggcaagctttcttttgtaagcatttaaacaataaaatgaaaattcccAGGTTATTAGTGAGACTCATCAGTAATCTGTACACATCCCCTTGCTAGGACTGTGTGTTACCTTTAATTTATTTAGCCTAAACTGGAATCTCATCCTTTTGAAATTTCTGGTTTTGTCGAATGGTTATTGCTCTGTATTTTTGCCATACCTATTTGTGGTCATTTCTTATGTTCTTATTGGGGTAGTCAGTCGGGTGTTCTTTTTAGCTTTTCCATACAGGATGGAGGATATTTAGATGTTCTTATGCATTTCAGTCATCGAATCATGTCACattagcttttttattttttatttaattttaatgttttgttacTAGGGATAGAACCTAGGGTCCAAACCATTTTAGAGGCAAGTGTTCTACTATAAATTCTATACCTCAGGCCTTagcttttcttctgtgtgtttttttttttctaatcaccttcctttatttcttgtcTTCCAGCTGATGGTGAGGCCATTCTGAAAGGCCTTCAGTCCATTTTTCAGGAGCAGGGGATGACAGAGTCCGTGCACACCTGGCAGGACCATGGATATTTAGCAACTTACACAAACAAGAATGGCAGGTAAGATTATCTCATGGGTTTTAGATGGGAACACAGTTGGGACTAGGGATGatatctaagattttttttctttgagatagtatttctttgtgtagtcttgcctattctgtagaccatgctggacttgaactcacagagatacacctgcctctggctcccaagtgctgggataaaaaaaGTGCAACACTACCGCTTGGCTACagtattccttttttttcctctttcttttttgacaagGTACATATAGCCCAGACTAGCTTACTCACTAgacccaggatgaccttgaattcctgagtgctgagatggcaggcatggtggaacatggCTGATTTATGTGGTGCCAGTACTTTCTacatgcctggctttttgttgttggtagtcCTCTGGCATCTCTTAGAAGTGGCTAGAATTCAGTGCTTTCACAAAATTCTCTTGCCCAGGCATTTCCCCCAGAGTGAAAGGCAACTGGACCTGGACATCCGGTATTTCTTTAAAGCTCCAATGATTCTTCTGTGTGGCTAGGACTAGGCAATACCCCTGGCAACAGAAGCAGTGTGACACTGGCAGGCAATGATCTGGAGTTGGTTAAGATAAGTTGAAATTTTTGGAGCCCCACTCccctcagtacacacacacacacacacacacacgaatttcTACTTCAATGGGTCTGGGTCAGAGTCCTCTTTCCTGTTGCATTTCTAACAAGCCCCTGATTGCATTGCTGCTGGCTAGAGCATTGTTAGAAGTGATTATTGTTTACTAAAAACTATAGTAAAACAAAGGATGAAAACAAGTCAAGCTCAGAAGGATGAATactgtctgttttctttcatgtggaAACTGCATTTAAAattacacacgtgtgtgtatttatgtttgtcagtcataaaactagaaaggagatcatgagaaaggaggaagaggttcTAAAGGAGGTGGGAAATGGGGTAATAGAATCCATGCCACAGGAAATCGGAAGAGAGAACTagctggggatggggatgggggtatCTCTCAGATAGGACAAGCCCAGACTTGTATTCTGCCTATGCGGCCAACTTCATGTACGTGCTTAGAGGTTGCCTATCTAAAGTGATAACTTCTTCCTTAAGGGTGGCCTAAATTCAACAGGATCCACTAGCcttcttcatctctttcctttGCCCTGTTTCAGTTACTTAAGAGGCTCCAGAAGAGAGGACCCTTGGCTGTCCTCCAGCCCAGTGTCTCATGTAGACATGTTGACCTCTACTCATTCTCTGTTACTGTTGTCTCTGTTACTGTCACATCCCTCTATTTTTGCTATGGCCCATTCTTTGTCATCAAACACTACTGCCTGATAGGCTCCTTCACCCAGAGGTGAAAAATTCCTCATCTTAGCCATCTTCTAAGAGCTCCTGCAACCAGGCTTGACCTggctcagtttttatttttaaaaagttctttattTCTATAGGTTTAACACTttacgtgcatgtgtgtctttatcCCATTTGCAGGTAGTATCTGCCTACAGTGGAGgcaagatggttgtgagctgccatgtcggtGTTGGGAGTTGAACTCAAGGCCTCTGGAGGAGCGAATAGTGTTCTTTCCTGCTGTGCTATTTTTCCAGCCACAATTCTAGTTGTATACATAgcacttagaatttttttttttttttgagaaaggagcTTTTGAGTGACAAGAATTGTTCAGAGATTGCTTCTGaaagcaaaatgaataaaaatgaaagcatgtgTGGGAGGTGGGAGAACTGTGCTTCAGGACTAAATAATACCTTCAGGTGACTTCTGAggccagtggaaaaaaagagagacctGTGTGCAAAGGAAGTTTTCAGATTAAACAATACACATAAGGTTGCTGtcaccctttcttccccttcttacTTAACAGCACTTTCAAAATGTACACCATTCTTAGCCTTCCAGTCATTATGGTTGGGCTCTCTTCAGAACATCAAAGGTTAGGTGGGACAGCCTAGTTTGCCCTTCCCCATCACTTGGGAAAACTGGTTAACTAAACTTGACAGAACCACCTGGGGATCCTTTGTAAAAATCAAGTGCCAGAagaagttcaagccagacaaaattccagcactggagaacAGTAAATGGGTTCAAAGTCTCACCCCTGActagccaagaagctatttgtaataAACTAATTTTAGGGAGAAGgaaaattaggttttttttttttttttttttgtgacactgggtatatcaaccacactccatgGCAAGCCTCATGCTcaggaaaaccaaaaaccaaaattaaaaatcacaTGGTCAAGGGGTAGCCATGTTTGCCTTGTGAGGTGAGGATCTGTGTCCTCCCTCAGTAACCATGTACCAAAGCAGGGTGTTACGTGCCTGTAATTTTTGTACTTGGGAGGTGACCTGAGGCTCCTGTCCTACACAgacacttccccccaccccaccctgcacaAGGTCAGACTGTGAATCAATTTATAGACCTAGATAATAGGAATCAGTCATAGACTTAGATCAATTTCAGGGCCTAAGAAGTAGTATTAAAAACTTTAGTGCTTGGCCCTCCACTCTAAATCTTCCACAATTGACCATGTCCAACTTCCTACCTCCAAACTGGAAttgaaaagaaaaccagagaatTAATTGTCATTGAATGGGAAAAAGAACTGCGAGTTTTAGTGTTGACTGGGGCTACCTTTTCACTTTGAAGTGTCCTGATAACAATTTCTAACAGTAAAACTCTACTTTCTTTTGTAGCTTTGCCAATTTGAGAATTTATCCACATGGATTGGTTTTGCTGGACCTTCAGAGTTACGACAGTGATGTGCAAGGCAAACAAGAAACTGACAGCGTTGGTTTTTTACTTCTTTCCCTTttcaaaatgtgtattttatttcgGTTCTTAAAGTCTCGTTATTTTAATGAGTGCTACTTTCAAGTTAGCTAACATTTAGACTTGCCTTCTATATGTAAGTTTGACAGAAGAACTAATCCTTAGTTGATATGGAAACGTGACTGTTTCCAAATGGTTTCACTTTCTACTGGAGGGAATGTTGAACCTTCGTGCACAGTTTTGTATCTGCAGCATCCTTTTGCTTTCTTCCCAGTTATTCAGATTAAACAATACACATAAGGTTGCTGtcaccctttcttccccttcttacTTAACAGCACTTTCAAAATGTACACCATTCTTAGCCTTCCATAACTGTCATTATATATCTGAATAATCTGAATAACCCAGATATTCAGACTGTGGTTCGGTTAGCACTATGAGGAAGAGGTAGTGTGGCAGTGTGGAATTTGGCTAGAGCAGGAAGTCCCAGTAGGGATGATGGTGGGACATGTGTATAGGCCAATATCACACTGTGGTCAGCATAGCCTTATGCCTCTGCTCTGTAATTTATTTGTACTGTGAAGTTTATACTCTAAGCCCACTGATTTCTTTTAATCGTAGCTTttgaacaaaatagaagaaaaaatgaaagaattgagTCAAGACAGTACTGGGCGGGTGAAGCGGTAAGTCCACCTACTCACAAATGTCTCTTAATATTTGTTTAATTGGTAAAACAACCAGAAAGGCAGTGTTGGTTGTAGTGTCTGCAGAAGATGTGGTGAAGATCAAAGTCAATGTTGCTGCTACTATGTGCATGGTGAGCTAAACCATCCTCTGACTCCACTCCAAAACATATGAAAACAAACCTGATTCAGGGAGCTGGCTATAATGAGGCAGAAAGTTGATACCGACTAATTCCAACAAGCTGGAGCTATGTAAAGCAGAAAACCAGGCACAGACAGACCTGGAGGGTATTTCCTCAGATCACTGATGTCCTGTTCAGAATAGAATActgttttctctgtctcacaGCAGATTTCAGAATAGGGAAATCCTTATTGGCAATGGTAGGGTGTTAAGCACTTAATGACTCACACTACTTTGTTTGATCAGCCCATAGGAAAGCTCCAGGGCAGATGTAGGATAACTAGGTAATTATTTAGCCTCCTGTAGGTGGTCAGGTAGGGAAGAGCAATGGGAAGGCTGAGAGtactggaaagaacccacattTGAAACTTGCCCACATTTGAGGTCTGaggacacagattttttttttttttaaatccatgaaTCGTCAGTTTAGTGGTCCTTGGCTATGTCCACACCCACACTGCTTTCTGGACACTTCTTTTCCTGCTTGCAATTTTCCTTACCTGCATCCATCTGAATTGAACAAGTTCCCACTCTGGGAAAATGAATTGGTCCACACTCAAATGCACTCTGATTTTTATCAGCACTGTTTCTTTGTGTGAGTAAATTGAATGCATTTCTGGGGCTGAGGAActggttcagtgagtaaaaacATTTGCTGTCAAGTTTGAGTTGAATACCTGGGCTCCATGTGGTAGAAGTAAAAAACTAACTTGTGCAAAACCCAACTTGTTtaggttgtcttctgatctctccactcatgtatacatgtacaaatgtTTAGAAAAAGTATGTATTTCTGGGCTTCAGTAAGAAGTCATTGGTTGGTAGAGGAGTTTGCTAGGTGAGACTGGTCAAaagatttagatttttatatCAAAGTATGAACTTtgtctttgttatatatttttatacatctttataagaaaaagatggaaagaatGGGAGCTGGGATTACCTTGTTGTAGACACTTTGTCACTGTGCTCCTTATCAGAGGATAAGGATTGTTACAGTTTTCTGTCTGGGAAACGACACTGTCAGAGAGTAAATAAAAAGCAGCTAACTTGGGGATATTATCTGAAATGACTATTTTCTTTTGAGTAGTGGATATTATGACGTTTGACTAAGAAGCCATGGGATTTATAGGAAaacttattttgtgttttcaagtGAGAAGGAACAAGGAAATAAACCTCATCTAAAGTTTTAGTTTGGAGAAAATTGTCACAATGTAAACAGTGTACTTGAGGCCAAGAAGTCATGAACCTGATTTATTTACAATCCAGGTTTGATTTTTGAACAAGGGAAGGTTTGTGTGGTTGCATGGGGTCTCCTGGTAGCCCTCTGCAGGGAGTCACACTCTGTGCTGCTTTGAACTCTTTATCAAGCTGATGTTTTCCATATCTACTTAGAGATCTTTGTTTCTTTGCCAGGCTTTAAAAATGTAGAGAAGAGAGCTCTTTACCCTAGGCAGGGTTGAAACAGTTGAGAGTAGACATTGTTTATACCTGGGAAGTGAGCAGATGTTGTGTGTTCCAGCATTATTGACCTATATGCATAGTTGTACATAGACCACTTCATTGTTGGGTGTGCAGTGTGTTCTCATTGTTTTAGGATTAGATTTACCAAGCCCCTTTTtaggagtttttttttcccctttgttatTTAGTGCCCTCTGCTGGTAGGTTCTGGTATATTCACCTTATCagaaatatttgattattttcaaaAGCATGAAATGAGAAGTGTGTCATTTTGTCACCTTTCAGTAATTATTGCTTTAGACAAAAAGCTCCTAAATCCTATTGCCACTAGTAAATAATTGTTGGTGTAGTACTCTGTTTCTGAGGACCACAGAACAGCCTACTTACTTGTGTCAAAGGGTGAAAGGGACATTTTGGAGAGAATTCCAGCAGTTACTGCTGTAGCTCAGTAATATCTACTTCAATCATCAGCAAGGGTACAGGTCTCCTTGTATTCCCACTGGGATATCTATCTGGATGTTGTTTGCCAACCTGGCCCAAATCAGGAGGATCTCAGCTAAATATGACTGCTAGATGCTtgatcttgactttttttttttttttttttggtttttcctagtcagggtttctctgtgtagtcctggctgtcctggaactcactctgtagaccaggctggcctcgaactcagaaatccacctgcttctgccttccaagtgctgggattaactgaTCTTGACTTTTAAGagagaaatgaaacagaagaatAACACAAGAATATCTTAATGAAATGAAGGTTTAAGAAGGGCAGGGAAAGGAAAATGCAGTACTTGAAACTTTATTCAAAAGCATAACAGCTATGGAGGACATAATCAGGACTATTCAGGGCCCTTCAAGATGGATTCTGCACTAGATAATGGAACTTATAACTGCAGTAATGCCTGTGTGGTTTTGCACATCTTCAGTGATATGTACTGAAAAGTGTATCTATCGATCTCATTTTCTCCTTCAAGTTTTCattaggaaaaataattttaaaacatgccagaaaggtctttttttttccttttaagagaaATGATTTTGTGCAAGCGTTGCAACTTTGTAGACTATGATTGTAAATGTTCAAGTTTTGGATTGTTATACACCTTTAAACAGTCTCTTTGGAACAAACATGTGggtacctttcttttcttttaaattgtgtatatgtatatgtgagtgtaggTGCTGGACAATGAGATCCAGATATTTCCCTAGATCTGGACTTATCAGCAGTGGCAAGCCACTACCAAAAACCAAACGAGTCTTCCTCAGGAGCAGTACACTCtccaagcactgagccatctctcttgtcccTTATGGCCTTCTGTATATTTTCCATCTCAGGTCCTTTTGTAAGGCAGTGTTCTTCAAAGGCTcattcctgtctctccctctccagatTACCACCTATAGTTCGAGGAGGGGCCATTGACAGATACTGGCCTACAGCTGATGGGCGCCTGGTTGAGTATGACATAGATGAAGTGGTGTATGATGAAGATTCACCCTATCAGAACATTAAAATTCTACACTCAAAGCAGTTTGGAAATATTCTCATCCTCAGCGGGGATGTTAGTAAGTATTCCACTCCTACCCTGATTGCCTAACAAGGTGGTGATGTGTTGGTGGCCACTGCTTTCTTTACACGTGTCATTGTCTGGATTTGTCTGAGCTTAACTCTGACACTGCTATCTTTAAGATTCACTTAATTAATTGTATGAACGTGTGGGTTGTCTGGATTTTTGTTTAAACTTTGTCTTGAAATAGAATTCTATTTGCTGGATAGTTGGATTGTTTTTCAGTAGAAAGTACAGTTGCTTGTTTAAAATCGGCATTTTAGTATGGAAAAATTTTAACTGAAGAATACAGACTACTGCAGTGAGCCCACAGGTACACACCATAGAACACGGATAATACAAGTGAGTGTTCATCTAACCTTACTTCATTTTGTTTGTAATATTATCCTGAAAGGAGCTCCCGGGAGGTATATCTTGTCATCTTTAAACGTATCCTTTCTTTTAATTACTCAGAATATCTGCACATTCTCAAGATTGAATTTTCAGTCTATGTAACTTAGTTCTTTTTTGTCCTATATGTCAGATTTATTAAATTAGTGAAAACTGCTCAATCCAAAAAAAttacacagtttttaaaagttggaaAATTTTCATCGCAAGCTAGATTCCAGCAGGTTGAGTCGTGTATATATTTGGGTAGAGTCATCATTTGGGtctctttttcctccctagaTTTGGCAGAGAGCGACTTGGCATATACCCGGGCCATCATGGGCAATGGTAAAGAAGACTACACTGGCAAAGATGTACTGATTCTGGGAGGCGGAGATGGAGGCATATTATGTGAAATTGTCAAACTGAAACCAAAGATGGTCACTATGGTAGAGATATCCTTTACTGTGTAAGAGAACAACTTTAGTGACTAGAGACATGCTCAGAGCACTCCTGCTTTTAATAGAGGACCTAGTTTTGTTTCAGATATTTACTTGGTGAccaacaactgtctgtaactctagtttcagtgtacctggtgcCACTTTTAGCTTTCTCTCAGGCagcaggcatgtgtgtggtgcacattcatTCATAACAGACAGcatgcacacacttatacatacaaaGTTTTTTAGtaaatgagaatatatatatatatatatatatatatataatatattctatattctatatatatatatatatatattctatatatagagagagagagaaagagagagagagataacaagGTAAATGGATTTCTTTGGTTCCTCTTCCTTTGGCATTTTTCAGACTCCTGTGAGTATTTCCACAGACTCAAGGCAGGCATGTTACATTGACTTCCTTGAACAAACATTTGAATTTATAACTAGTAgccttgtatgtatgtatctgccAGTAGAGAAGAAGAGATAATAATATAATTGTGGATTACATAGCATCCATGTTGGGTGTCCCATCTGCTGCTTAGTAATTATCAAACTGGCTTGCTTAAGCCACTTCATGGGAAAAAAACCTAGTTGAACTTGAATGTCCTTAGTGTAAAAATAAAGTCACCATAACATCCATTTTTTAACATTATGATCCACAGATGGCTACAGTAAAACCTTTGTTTGTCTGAACCTCTATGTTTTAGAAAAGACTTACTCTTTCAGAATGCTTTGGTACACTCAAATTCTTCTTAACCTGTTTCGGACATTGACCAAATGGTAATTGATGGATGTAAGAAATACATGAGGAGAACATGTGGAGATGTCTTAGACAATCTTAAAGGAGATTGCTATCAGGTAATTATGTTTTCTTGGTAGCATACTTTTAAATGGACTGAACATAGAATTAAATAAGTAACCAATTAGACCTGTACCTTTTGCTGTAATTGGCTAAGAAAATTGTCTCTGTGTGAATTCAGTATCTATTCAGATTTAGAGTAGACAGTATACAGATACTGAAAGAAGCCCCCAGTATAGATTTTATCaggttacttttctttttgttattgatgATTAAACTTGGCCATTTTGTATGCTAGTTACCCACTACCACTGAGTGATCTATATTAATTCTGATATAAAAGATgtcatatactttttaaatgatgTAGAATCTACCACCTTCTGTTGCTACCCTGAATAATGTCTTGAAGTCTTGGTCTTTCAGACAGAATTTAGATTTTAATTGGTAGGTTTAGTTGATTAAAATGTTGGAAATAAGCAATTTGTTTCTGTCCTAAATTGTATTGTGCTTGAAAGTTGAGCAGCCACTCTGATGTGTGCGGATGCATATATTTCATTGTCATTGACATGAGAGCTTGTTAGAGCAAGATGCCCAAGCAAATACTTAATTGAACAGAATCTTAAATGTGCATCTCCAGATTTATAAGCAATTTGGAAGAGTGCTGTACTTTGGGGTTTCAGTTATCTAGCACTTCTTTCTTCCCTAATGTCTGCAAATTTAAATTTGAGTTTGTTACATGCATGCTAATTTGGATGAGGAATTCTATCCACCTTAAAATGCAGTTGTGATTGGTTTGTGGGCCAAAGggcaaagaaagatgaaaatgagtgTATCCTGTTGCATAGCTTTAAAAGGGTGGGTGGAATTGAGATCTGTGTAACTTTGGCTGAACTGTTTGACAGTGAATTCAAAGTTACCATGGCTGATAAGAATGGGCCAGACCTCCTGCCTGCTAGTAGGGGTGTGGTGGAAATGGGAGATTGACCAGTAGTCTCTTAAAATGGGGCATGTGACCCTTAGGGCACACGCAGGTGCTCTGATGAGCCCCCTGTGACCAGGTGTTCAGATGTGGGCAGCAAGGGTAAAAGGCTGTAAAAGACTGTATTTCATGGAACTTTTGGTGTGCAGTTGGCATAAACTGAAAGAATATGTAACTAAATAGTGTTAAAGTCTCCTGGTATAGGAACTTTGAATAATCACATATTGTTTCTACTCAAAGGATCTTGAGGCTGGCAGTGTTTAGTGTTTTAGAACAACCACCAGGGGGagcctggaattttttttctttcctttccttttttcctttcctttccttccctctccccctctctttctccctctgccccgtctgtctgtctgtctgtctctctctctttccctccctccctccctccctccctccctccctccctccctcccccctctctttctttctttttttctttctttcctgagaaTTCTGAAGCTCTCAAGCAGGGTAGGAGCCTTGTCTGAGCACTGTACCAAAGGCAAGCAAGACGTTAAAATGTTGTTTTCAGAAAGGCAGAGGGTTTTACATATGTTTAAACAATTACTCAGGTTAACATTTGtttcatgaaacaaacaaaccaaaacatttcttttataagacAGTAAACTTAATACTGATTTAAAGTTACTATGTCAAGAAAACTAAGGATAGATTTatctatatgtatgcacacattttgtttatgtatgtacatacaaaaTTATCAAATAAGTTAAATTTAGTAACTCATTTTTAATCTATTATACTCAAATAGGACTTAGCTTAAAAAATTAAAGGTGAGAATTTTAAGAAATTTGTTATTAGACAATTGAGATGGCTTACTGGGTAAAGGCAGTTGCCTCCAAGCTTGATGATCTCAGTTTAATCACTAAAACTCactgatggaaggagagaacctactTGGGCAAGTTATCCtcttcacttacacacacacacacacacacatcatcatcatcatcatcatcatcatcatcatcatcacatatGCACGctgtaataaaataatgataaaacaaGTTTgctatatttcataaataagtcAAAGGAGAAACATAACTAATATTAGCAAGTGACAAAAGAGTGTGAGAATGTTCATCAGTAATTCTGAATAGTAATTTCTATAGGAGCTAGGGAGACAGCTCAATTGCTAACGTGCTTGCTGTGTAAAcaagaaaacctgagttcaatccccaacacttaCATAAAAATGCTGGGTGTGGCATATGATTGTAGTCTCAGTGTaatgggggaggcagagacaggtgggtccctaGGCCACTCCATCCAGTCCTAATAGGAATGCTTCAGGCTAGTGAGAGACTCTATCACACCTCAGTTTGACTTCTGGTtgacacctgcatgcacacatacatttgaGCATATTATAATAGAGGTAATCCACCAAAATATAGTAGAAAGTATCAGAGACTTAATTATAATAGCAaatgataaagtaaaaattaGAGTAAGTCgcaaaaagttattttcattggaAGTAGGAACCAAATTATGAGTGCTGTGTATCTGAGATTATCATTAATTTTGAAGCCACTAATATAGTAAGATAGGAAGATATGGAAGTCGTAAAAATAATGGTTAGAAAAATCCAAGAAATTTATTATGACAATCTCTTGGACTTCTGAGAAATTGGTTCAGTGATTAAAGATTTAAGTGATTTAGGAGAGactaattttttttccctctgctgaATTTATCCCTACTCTTTGAAAGGAAATTGGGAAATGTGTGACAGGAAATCCTGCTCAAAGTAATCTGCTAAATACTTAGAAACAAACTTAGCAAGAGGTATTATGAGACTGATGTGCGCTATGGGAAGATTTTACTGAGACATGAAATGATGTAAGTAGGTGGGTGGAGAGGCATGGTGTATTTTCTACATGGTGGTAGCAGAACAGTTTTAGTGGCTTCTCATTTATCCTTCTAATTCTCATCAGAACTCCAAGGGAGTGAgaccaagtatttaaaaattgcttttattaaaaTGAGTGTCTAAAAGTAGCCAAGAGAACCTCAGAGAATAATTGTGGAGAGagacttttcctttttattgctaATATGCTACAGGCTCTATAATCAACACACTGCTAACATATGATCCAATATACACTTTATTTCACTTGGGTTAAGATTTAGTAAGCAAAACTGTCTTAACTGGGCCATCCGCTTGCTTGAAAACTGAATCAGCTAACCCTGGAAACCACTGAAAGAGAAAGTTCAGTAAACTTAAGCcctagatataaaaaaaaagatagaaaatttgctttttaaattgggAACTGAAGGGGTTTAATATGATTGCACTTACAGAGGAATATTGAAGACAAGAGTAGAACATGGAGTAATTTACTGTCCATGGTCAGAATGATATACATGGTTTAAATTTTAGTGAAGAAAACAGAGTTGTGTCTGTTGTGAGAATTTCAAGTGAATTTTTCTATGGTGTCGGTATAAAGCCCTGACTTTAGTCTTTGAAACAGTTTTTGCTATTAACAAAGATGAAGGTCTCTTTGTTCATGGGGCTTGTTCTATGGCTTTAAAACCTAGTTTGCATTTTCCCTTTATAAGTGCTTAGTGACACCCATTTCTGTTGACTCATGTGTGTGATCTTATTTTCTGTGAAAGGTTCTTATAGAAGACTGTATCCCAGTACTGAAGAGGTACGCCAAAGAAGGGAGAGAATTTGATTATGTGATTAATGACTTGACAGCTGTCCCTATCTCTACATCTCCAGAAGAAGGTagattgtgttttatatttttaatacttttatgtgtgtgtacatacttgcGTGCGTGTGTTTTAgtgtgttttagtgtgtgtgtgtgtgtgtgtgtgtgcactctcttatttatgtgagtacactgtagctgtttttagacacaccagaagagggcatcggatcgcATTACatatgattgtgagccacc contains:
- the Sms gene encoding spermine synthase, whose product is MAAARHSTLDFTLGTKADGEAILKGLQSIFQEQGMTESVHTWQDHGYLATYTNKNGSFANLRIYPHGLVLLDLQSYDSDVQGKQETDSLLNKIEEKMKELSQDSTGRVKRLPPIVRGGAIDRYWPTADGRLVEYDIDEVVYDEDSPYQNIKILHSKQFGNILILSGDVNLAESDLAYTRAIMGNGKEDYTGKDVLILGGGDGGILCEIVKLKPKMVTMVEIDQMVIDGCKKYMRRTCGDVLDNLKGDCYQVLIEDCIPVLKRYAKEGREFDYVINDLTAVPISTSPEEDSTWEFLRLILDLSMKVLKQDGKYFTQGNCVNLTEALSLYEEQLGRLYCPVEFSKEIVCVPSYLELWVFYTVWKKAKP